The genome window GATCATTCCATATAAGCCTTCCACAAAAGCTGTAAGTTGCTGCTTAAAAAGAAGAGCAGGATACTTGGCCTCAACTTGGCGCACAAGATCCATATCAACAGTAATATTCGAAGCGCGAAACACCTGAGGACCATATAACACCAAGGAAAACATAAATCAGGATAACCTTTTGTAATAACCCATCCAAGATTTTGACAAATTACAATTGCTAGCCTCAGGGAACACTAATTTCTTCTTATTGTAAATTAAACTAGAACATATAGTTACAAGATGATATCtacatttcttttttcttgtacAATTtaaccctccccccccccccccccgccccaaaAAAAAGCTTCTGCCCCTGGTGACAAATTATTTTACAACGTTATTATACTCATATAGCTTTCACAAAAAAAGTGTTAGAAACTAGTGGCCAAAGATGCATATTGGAGACCGTGAAAAGTTCAAAACATCAAGAAGTATTGACTGGATGAATTAATCCCCAAGGATTTTCTTCAATCTAACAACAGGCAGATCATAGGTGCAGCATGTATAGATCATACAACACAATGTAGGAGGATGAGCCTAAATTTTCTTATTGCCTTATTCATATGTTTCTTTTTACCAACTCCACTCCCTTAGAGCTACCCTGTCATACAAAAGTATTCTTATGTTCCAGACGTAATGAAGAGATCTGCATGATCCACAAATTCTGCTTCTAACCGCAAGCTTATTAGATTGTGGTAACAGCATGTTATATTCAATATTTTCAGACTCAAGTTCAATGGATTAGAGCCTAGGAATGGTACTTTTAGAACTACTAGTATATATCCACACTAGAGTAGACATTACCAATTTCATCTTGAAAACAGCTTAACGGTTTGCTCAGCTAAAATGCAAAATATATCATCCAATGACAGAGTTCCGTGGCATACCATCCTCCCAAGGAATGATGTCTGAGTCTGTGGTCTTTTCAATGGAGTTCTTCCAGATGAGCCAGGAGGTTTGAGACTCTTTTGTAGTATAATCAATAAAGATGATGAATTTGACAACCAGTATGCAAGATCAGCATTGCTCTCTTGTTTCTGACAAACACATCATGTAACATTTTTTTAAGGTAACATAAATTGAGTATTAAAGAAAGAGGACAGAATCACTCTATGATTTAGGTAACTAAGTATATCACAAAATCAGAACATGAAGCATTCAGGCTTGGAACACTAGAAAGAAATACCTGCATCGCATAACTAAAAATCTGAATAAGTCGATCGAAAACATTTGTTTTGTCTGTCTCAAAAATCCTCCAATGAAGAAGGCATTTGTATATGGTTATTGCAGCAACTGGCTTTCCTTCACTAAATCCAACATTTTCAACAATGCAATTTATCAGTGCTTCGACACTCTCCTGGAAGGaaagtagaaaaaaaatcataatttgaTTATTTCACTAAATATTTATTAAATGCTTCTAGATATTGAGTATCAGCCAAGTAAATATACATTATGTCTCTCAATGTAGGATCTCCTCCCGAATTCCATAGGAGTGCCATGAGGTGTCTGGAGAGATAATTCCATTAGGTTTAAAAACGAGAAAAGATTGAATTTTCTACACCAAATATAAGATCGATGCTCCAGACCTGTTCGTCAACATGTAGGCTTCCGTTAGCCAAATTCTGCAAAGTTGCAAACACTCAGAAGCATAAGGATATGTATAGATCAAAGCTCCATCTTGTTACTAAAATATGAGCTCCATcttgaaagagagagagagagagagagagattactGATTTCCGATGCATGTTAAGCAAAGGCATATTATCGGGTCTTGTTTTCATAGCCTGCTGCCGGAGAACATGGTTTTCTGCTTCCGTACTAGTCAGCTTTTCTTGAAGGCTAGTCATGGCAACAATTAAAACATGTAACGTCAGATAACTCGACAGATAACATCCACATATTTATATTAAGCAACATGAAATAAGAACCTTTGCATTGTGTTCTTCAGTTCATTTATCTTGGACTCGGCATTCATGGCTTTATTGAGCAACTCTTCCCTgactttctctctttcttcaaACTTCTGATGTGTTTCCTGAACTTTTGCCTCAAAGGAGGACACCAGTGTCTGTAAGTTAAAAGAGAACCATATCATTTCCTTTGTTGAGGCCACAAACATTAAATGGATAGCACGTGGATTCCTGATATTTACTTCTCTTTTTTCCTGAACGAGAACTGTGGGGGAGTTCCTCACAGCAGATAGTATATTAATAGTATAGGCAGGAGTACAAGGTCAACAAGACTAGAAAAAATGTACAGTTGTCAACAAGACCTGAAAGGTGTAATGAGAGTCCAAAAGGACCAATGTAAAGAGAAACTAAAAAGAACATCCATATTCAGGTTATACTAACGGTATGGATAGGCCATAAACAGCtaacattttttatttagaaaactGAAGCTACTAGACTGATTTACATCTAAGATATGCACATACTATATCCGTTTCAAATTGTCCAGTTTAATGAGGTGCATTATTTCAAAATTGTCAATCATTTAGAAAATCAACACTGTAGTTATTGCAGTTTTTCCATGTGGACTTGTTTAAATACATCAGTCGGTAGGGGTAAGCATAGTCCAATTTCATTAACTTCTTTGATTTTGTGCCTCCTTGGTCTGTGCTTATAAGGTAATTGGACAACTATTTCTGAAACGGAGTAACATTATATTATTTGTTTGGTGCTATGGTGTATCCCAGTGGTGTTTCTAGGTGTGTTGTTGCTCTGAGATGTTGAGGTGGCCTCTCCATCAGTATGTCCTACCGGGATTCGTGTTGATGTTTCTAATTCATCTTATGGTGTGTCCCCCTCAGTACGGTGTATTCTCTTCTACTTGAAATGAATGGCAGAGCTCCTGTCCATTAGTTTCAAGAAAAAACATTACATTATTTGCAGATTGTAAAAGAAAATGACAGTGATATTCATCTCTATTTATGGTTCACTTGATATCGAAAACTACTATTATTGCTACTAGTActatattactatttttttctttctttctctttggtttgTGTGGATCGTGtcgggtttcatctctagtctacACCAACCTTGTTGGGACTAAAGGCTTTGTTTTTGTTGGATAGGATTAAGTATTCGTTAGTACCTAGCAAGCTTTAAGAGTTTACAAGCTAGATTAGTATTCTTCTATGACACTTTCATTTGCATTTGTTCATATTTTAATGCTGATAGGATTAAGGATTCATTAATACCTAGAAAGCTTTAAGAGTTTATAAGCTAATTTTGTGTTCTTTTATGACACTCCATTTGAATCTGTTTATCCTTTTATGTTGATACCTTGAGCCTCTCATTTTCAGTAGTAAGCTCATTAACTAGACTTGTATCGACATGGATCTCTGGCACTAAAGCAGCTTTCTCCGATGCTGCTTTGGAAGCTTCTTGTTCCCTTTTTAACAGATCTTTTGTGTCCTTGAGTTGCAATTGCAATTCCTGCAATTGCAATTGgacctttttattttcttgtgtCTTGGCTTCTTCCATATCAGCCTGCAAATACAAAACATGCATAACAAATTAACTGATGATCGAAATTCaaaagttttccttttgaaatgTAATGAgatgcatgaatgcatgataTCCTACTACTCTACTAGCATTAGAAACCTTGCAAATGCGCCAACTGTTCACACTGGTACTACGTGTAAGGTTTACATCCCTCCTCAAGGCATTCACACCAAACATAAACAAAAGTGTTGTTAAACACAGTGACAATAGGTACTATGCCAGTTTACCCTGATGCGTTTCTCCAGCTGTAGCCGCCAAGTAAGTTCCTCAACTTCCTTCTCTAGTTTACTCTTGGCAGCTTGTAGAGCACCAGTTTCTTTTGCAGCCTGAAAGTAGTGAAGAAGTGACCACGAGAAAAGAAACCAAAAGGGGGAACCAGAAACGTATACAACTGAAGAAATTGGTATTCTTAACTACTGAAAACCCGCAATTGAGGTCCAGGACAATAAAAGAATCCAACAACTCTGCAGCTAGACACCAAGGGGTAAAGGGACAAGGAACAACAAGAGAACGGACATGTTTGCAACCAGGTTCTCTTACCATTTTGAGTTTTCGGAGTTCCCTTCTGGCCATTCTTCCTCTCCAAGCACACTGAGTCGTGATTGTGGCCTTCATCAGTCTCACATACTGTGAGTGCACTAAATAACGGCGGCAGTGACTCTACAAGGAACGAAAACATCAAAAGGTAGGGTAATGAACAAGCATGGATATAGAAGCACACATGCAAGATATTGCCATAGCTGGAGCCAGACATCATCTTATCAGAATAACGCCTTAAAGAGTTTGTTTTATGGCCACCTGTCAGTGCAGAGCGCCTATGGAAATACTGAATGccatgcataaaaataatttctAGTGTACTACAGAAAATGCTGCATTAACTCAATAGTTCTACGGTACCTATAAGGGTTTATGGTTCCTACTGTCCACATAAGAAACCATTCCAGGCAACAAAAAAGAGAGCACGAAAATGGCATTTCTCCAAAGAACAGAAATATTAACAACTTCAAACCTTATTTCATAAATGTTTATTCCCTAAATCTTTGGTGGATTACTCAAAATTAGCTACTTCGATGGAACAAAAATAAATCCTTGGAAGTACCTGAATAATCACTGCAGCTTTTGTTTGCCGGCTAAACCGGAGTTTGATGCGAGCACCCATACCACGTAGACCAGATTGGATAGTAGTTGATGCCGTACAGAGATCTACATAATTTTTCCTTGCACAATGCATACGGTAGCAGGTCTGAATTTTCAGTGAAGCTGCCTCTCTACGAAGATTTTCATAACACCTTCTTGCATTTGTTCCTTTGAAATCACAGAAGTCACTCTCACCGCTGGAAGAATGTTTCATGGGCAAAAATAGTACAAGAACAGAAGTTCTcatttatattttcaaacaaGAATATGTACCCCTGCATACTGCCTGGAGTTGTGTAGCACATATTTGCAGCTGGAGGTATTTCCTGTGAGCCAGAAATGACCGAACTTTGCTTTGTATCTTTTTAGCAGAATGTCCCAAAATTTCAGTTCTTAGAGCATCTAACTCGGCCATTTGACCAGCACGGAGAAACACTTTTGTTTTTCCTATCTGTACATTTGATGTCACAAAGTGAGGCACATAAAAGGAGTAATTACAGGAATGTCTGTAAATAAACAATTTATGAGGGGATATACTTCTCATCTGTCAAATGTTAACTGCTCTTTTTAGGGGCATGGAAATAATTTATGAATGGTTCAAGAAATGGAATAAGATAACAGCATCAAAGCATTGCTCTTCTAATAATTACCTGATAGCCTGTAAGATTGGCTTTCTCAAGAAGCATCTTCGTAGCAATAACTTCATCATGACTGCcaagggaatttttttttttaacacattGGGAAGAAAAGTATAATCAGTTAGATAAATCACAGTTTACCTTCGACCCAGAACTTTGGGTTGCAGAATGCCAAATCGATTAACAAATTCATAAAATGTTCTCCTAGTAGGGTATCCCAGACAGCTAATCCTTATAGCCTCTAAAACTCCCTGTTTAAAAAGATAGCTGACATCTCACAATTCAAACAGCTAGTTCTTGTAAGATAACGGATTAAAATAATTCGTAAAATGGAGATAACTTTCAAAAGAAATTCTAAAATTCCATTAAAAAATATGTCATAAAGCAGTGGAAATGGCTGGAGCAACATCCAAATGTAGGTTATTTATATTCATTTTCGGATTCACACATGAATTAGTAACTCCTTAACAATAGTTTACTTAGAATACACTATCCTTGTAGGCTTTAGGCCAAACATAGTTATGACCTAAAATAAAACTGGTGGAATATAAACTTTTGCTGCATTTAAACCAGTAAAAAAATTCTGGAGAATATTAAACTAGTCAAAAAATTCTGGAGAATATTAAACCAGTAAAACTTGATCAAAAGGTTTGCTTAGGAACAACATTAGAAGCTTTGTATGAATAAAAGTGGTATATAGGTTACAAGTTTGGTTTCCAGCAATTTTCTCATTcctatatatgcatacataaaaGAATGATGGTGTTTCAATTGGTCCTGTGTTCACATGAAGATGTATTTCCAATTAAAATAAGTAAATGGTCCACTCTGTTATCCGTGCTAATATTAAGCATAGTTCCGACAGAGTGAAAATATAGACAAAGAGATTAGTTTACTGCAGTTGCCACCAGACATCTTTTGGACAGCATGTTCATATCTGCATGTTTAATTAATACAAAGAACGTGAAATTGCACACATCTTACCCCACAACGAAGCTGCTGGAGAACATTACTGTTCTCAAATATTGCTGGCTTCAGAACATTATTAGGTTTTATGCACCGGATGTAGTGTGGTTCTGTTGCACTCAGAGTTTCTAGTAGAGACTGTAATTGTTGCTGCAATATCATGCAAAAATTAAGAGTCAATACAAAAAAGAAATGAATGGAATAGAGTAAAAGAAACCATGTTTTTACCTTGAAGTTTGATCCAATCGAAGTAAACTTTGTGGATTTTGTTGATTCTTCACATGGTGGAAAAAGACTTGAAACAAATGAACATTTTGAGGCATTTAACAAGGCTTGATGTTCATTTACAGCATAATCTATGTTTTTATCTAAGAAAAGGTCTGTTTGATACGTGACCTGAAAAATAAGATATGCATTAAGTTGCACTCGTTAACTATGTAAATAATCAGTTCGAGTGAAGCACCAACAAACAAACATGAACAATAAACTAATGGCTCTCCTGACCAGAATACAAAATTGGTGGAGCATTTGTTCCATGTTGTTAGAATTAAGTTTCATGCACAGAACAATTTACCCAAAAGCTTAAGCGATTGCAGAAAAGTGGGCAATAAAATTCTGCACTCCTCACGTCTAGGCTCCACAAGGCCTACAACACGGactattatgattttttttttttaaaaaaataactgtGCTAGCCAAACTCACAACATCTTGGCCCTAATACCATATTAAGTTTCATGTCCCAACCAGTTCACACAAAAGCTTAAGGTTTTTGTGATCGGCTAAATACTTACCCCTATATGCAAcattttaattgatttgcaGTTGTAGATTATTGAAAAAGGACAAAGTTTTAGTTAGAACAAACAACGTCTACTAGTGTACAGAATTCTACTGGTATTCACATACTAATAAAAAGTTGGGAATTACAAAGTAGCTAAATATTATTGACCCTGACGTACACGAGCATATTAAGGTGAAGCTATCCATACACATCGAAGATGATCCTAGTATTTTATTAACAAATTCCTtcgcaaaagaagaagaagagagtatCGTATCAACAAATGCAGTGAGTAAGCAAATTTGTATCACAGCTACATATGTTTTCATTAGTGTTCATGTATAACCGCAAATCCCTAGATATGCCACACTGAGAGTTAAAATTTCCAGTATAGGCAGACCACATTTTTACTATCTTGAAAATAAAGCCCAAAAGAACCTTAATACTTAAATGTAAATCAAGAACATGTTACCTACATTGCCAGCATAGTGATGAATAGTGAAATTGGACCGTGAAAATTTGGGTTTACTGAAGTGTGGGTTGTCTTTAAATTTTTGATATAGCTTCTCAGCAAATGTCTCATGGGTTGAATTTCGCAACATGCTGAAGCATATGAGAAAGATATTGTTAGAAGACCTCGGATTCTGATGAAATAAAAGGACACATCTACAATTTATTCGCATATACCATGTCTCATCCAAAAGAGAAATTATTCCCCCAGGTTTCTGCATCAAACAAATTAGAACAATAAATAAGTTTTCATTGCATGACCAAACCACAGAATGGGCTGAACGTTGCAATGCTATCTATGGCTAAACAATGGCTATTAAGAATGCAGGAAACAAAATCAAGTAGGCAGCAGGTATACAAACATATTATCCAAGAATAAATTTCTGATTCAATATTCAAATGGAGACAAAAGGAGGGAAGGAATAAAAGATGGGCCGTTAAAGTGAAATGTAAATACGGCATGGAAAGATATTGTGATTGATACTGTTAGCATCCCAGTATACAAGAGATTATTCAAAAGTAGTTGGCAATTAGCTCAGTTTGCATGTACTAGATCCCCCTTTATGGATAAATCCACGATATGCCACTGAATCCCTAATATGCtatccattgtgaggatgacatgtgggacctaaatccacatgtcattgacataaCGATGACATATAAAGAACATGACAAGTTATTCGGTAGCAAATCGTGGAATCTCCCCTGCTTTATAGCTGCCTACATTTTTTAACATGTGCCAAAGTGGTAAAAAAATCAGACTTTGCAACAGAAATCTTAATTTCTTCACCTTCTCAATCAGATCAAGAATTTCTTGGTTGTCCACAAATTGGATGTAACTCCAGTCAATTTCTTCTTTCGTGTACTCTTCCTGCTCCATCTTAAATACATGCTGCTCATGGGAGTTTGGGACATATATTGGTTAGAAAAGGACTTAAAGCTAAACTGGTAGAATAACCTTAAAAAACCAGATTGAAACTAGTCTGCAAAGGAGGATTTCCATTTTGTAACCTGATTAAAGTGCTGCTGGAGCTTCTCATTAGTTAGATTGATGCAAAATTGCTCAAAGCTGCAGAATATCAAAATGTCAACATGGAAGAATTACCTTCTTTCAAACGTAATATGTAAGAATCAAGGACATCAATCAACAAGAAGGTTAGCAAAACGCACATATCAGTATAATATTAATTCTTTTAAGCAACAAGTTGTTTCCCTTCTTATTCCTGAAATGGTTTCTTTTTAGTGCTGATGAAACAATTGTAATACCCGGTCCAACTTTGGCCCAGGGAGACCTGCTATTTGTGCAGATTGATGAGTGTTTGTGCTTGTGGAATCATCTTTATCAAATTGATTAACATTTTTTAgacaaagcaaagaaaaaagcTTTAGAACTGGTTTGTTTGTGCAGTTTGGACATATCTAATTGTTACAAGTTACAACAATCCTCATAACACCAAAATCACATGTCACTACGAAACACACAATTTACATTCTCATCTGGAAAACAACTACATTAGTTCTATGTAAAAGGTAAATATGATGATCAACTCTTGTATTGTGCATTACATGTCTACAATTGATAAAGGTCAACAGGTATGGAGGATTGCATACACTTGTACATGTGATCCTCTAGTATTCGGTAACCTCAATCATTAATCAAGATTTCGTCTTGAAAAAGGGGATAACCCAAAGCACCATTGCACTACTTGATTTCTATGATAGTCCTTGATCAAAATTGAATCTTTCATGAGTGATCAGCCTTGCGCTGAGACTATGTAATAATGAACTCGGGTATGTGCATCGCGTGATGCAGCGCCCGGAATTGATTTTCCATTATCttaaacaaaaatcaaatttgagtataggttgCATATATTTTGCTCCCAGATGTAGAAAACCCTTGATTTCTACCCTAAAATCTGATTAGTTTCCACGTGATCATGCCTGATGACCAGAGCTTATGCTCCCAAAGCATAATCAGTTAAGTGCATCATACATGAATGGTAAAGTCCATCTCCCAAGACTCCTATAAGAATGTGAACATAAGTAACAGATTAAATGCAAAAGCATACCAGTTAAGCACCTGTTTGTCAAGAAACTTTCGAAACCATAAATGTCCAGCACACcaatcaaaatctttgaatcAGGATCTTGACCAATTGAACTATTGATTTTATTTACAAGCCTGTAAAAGTGAAAGGTGCAATTTTCATAAGTGATTTTTCTACACCAGGTAATACAAAATATAGCAGCATAAGAAAGATATTTCAAAATGATGGCTATCAAACTTACCAATCAAACAAACGCGAGTAAACTATCCTAGCCAATGCATCTCTGCTCAGAGCTGCAGCTCGTGGATCCAAATTTTTCGTAATACTCTCCCCACGAGTTGCCATAACACGCTTGCACAAAGATTCCTCGAGACCCGTTTCATCACACCTGCAGAATGTTGCCGGTACATCGTATAAGGGATGGAAAAAGGAACTTTTGGTAAATTTACTAAACCAAAGGACTATGTAAATAAATACATGAAAAGCTCAGCTGCTGTCCTAAGATGGAACTGGGATTTCCCATCTTTGGGTATAGAAGAATCTGCTTCACTTCCTTCTGCAAATTCCACATTACCCAAATGAAGAATAGCAGCTACAACTCTAAATATCGCATCCTGAAAGACATGCCAACGAAATTATGTAAAAGACTGT of Phragmites australis chromosome 3, lpPhrAust1.1, whole genome shotgun sequence contains these proteins:
- the LOC133913848 gene encoding myosin-6-like, which gives rise to MAKASRSRFVVGSHVWVEDPDEAWMDGLVEDIDGDQLVVITGTSGNKVTANVSSAYPKDTESPRGGVEDMTRLAYLHEPGVLQNLKSRYALNEIYTYTGNILIAVNPFQRLPHLYNNHMMGIYKGAEFGELSPHPFAIADRSYRLMINDRISQAILVSGESGAGKTESTKMLMQYLAFMGGKAQAEGRSVQQQILESNPVLEAFGNAKTVRNNNSSRFGKFVEIQFDENGKISGAAIRTYLLERSRVCQISDPERNYHCFYMLCAAPPEDCKKYKLEEARSFHYLNQSNCITLDGLDDSKEYIETRRAMGIVGISSDEQDAIFRVVAAILHLGNVEFAEGSEADSSIPKDGKSQFHLRTAAELFMCDETGLEESLCKRVMATRGESITKNLDPRAAALSRDALARIVYSRLFDWLVNKINSSIGQDPDSKILIGVLDIYGFESFLTNSFEQFCINLTNEKLQQHFNQHVFKMEQEEYTKEEIDWSYIQFVDNQEILDLIEKKPGGIISLLDETCMLRNSTHETFAEKLYQKFKDNPHFSKPKFSRSNFTIHHYAGNVTYQTDLFLDKNIDYAVNEHQALLNASKCSFVSSLFPPCEESTKSTKFTSIGSNFKQQLQSLLETLSATEPHYIRCIKPNNVLKPAIFENSNVLQQLRCGGVLEAIRISCLGYPTRRTFYEFVNRFGILQPKVLGRSHDEVIATKMLLEKANLTGYQIGKTKVFLRAGQMAELDALRTEILGHSAKKIQSKVRSFLAHRKYLQLQICATQLQAVCRGTNARRCYENLRREAASLKIQTCYRMHCARKNYVDLCTASTTIQSGLRGMGARIKLRFSRQTKAAVIIQSHCRRYLVHSQYVRLMKATITTQCAWRGRMARRELRKLKMAAKETGALQAAKSKLEKEVEELTWRLQLEKRIRADMEEAKTQENKKVQLQLQELQLQLKDTKDLLKREQEASKAASEKAALVPEIHVDTSLVNELTTENERLKTLVSSFEAKVQETHQKFEEREKVREELLNKAMNAESKINELKNTMQSLQEKLTSTEAENHVLRQQAMKTRPDNMPLLNMHRKSNLANGSLHVDEQTPHGTPMEFGRRSYIERHNESVEALINCIVENVGFSEGKPVAAITIYKCLLHWRIFETDKTNVFDRLIQIFSYAMQKQESNADLAYWLSNSSSLLIILQKSLKPPGSSGRTPLKRPQTQTSFLGRMVFRASNITVDMDLVRQVEAKYPALLFKQQLTAFVEGLYGMIRDNVKKEISSVLSLVIQAPRNAKSGLMIDQGSNWQMIVNHLNDLLKILQENCVPTIFAQKIFTQIFSFINALLFNSLLVRRECCSFSNGEYVKQGLDELEAWCTQAKPEYAGSALDELKHLCQAVGFLVIFKKFRISYDEIINDLCPVLSVQQLYKICTQYWDDKYNTESVSEEVLDEMRKMMNVGSGQATSDSTFLLDEEASMPLSLEEIANSMEAKEFQNVTPPQELLDNAAFQFLKS